From a single Nicotiana tabacum cultivar K326 chromosome 8, ASM71507v2, whole genome shotgun sequence genomic region:
- the LOC107805509 gene encoding uncharacterized protein LOC107805509 isoform X1 yields MFQIMLKPQEKIIAKHGSMCYTSSSTHLENVFATENDTGVWQWLFGKSISSVVLQNTGSTDGFVGISAPSLARILPIDLAMFGGEILCQPDAFLCSINDVKVSNSFDQRARNMIASAEGSLRHKISGQGLAFIVGGGSVVQKNLEVGEVLVVDVASIVALSGTINFQAKYNGQMRRAVFGNDNMITAVLTGPGIVFIQSMPFHRLSQCIARAVTSPNMRDNPKFFLQIAIFFFIAYVVIVSSLILTYV; encoded by the exons ATGTTTCAGATTATGTTGAAGCCGCAAGAAAAGATTATTGCTAAGCATG GGTCCATGTGCTACACGTCTTCTTCGACTCACTTGGAAAATGTCTTCGCCACTGAAAATGATACAGGTGTCTGGCAGTGGCTTTTTGGAAAGAGTATTTCGAGTGTGGTTCTCCAGAATACAGGTTCAACTGATGGATTTGTTGGAATTTCTGCGCCTTCTTTGGCAAGAATCCTACCG ATTGATCTAGCAATGTTTGGCGGTGAAATCTTATGCCAG CCAGATGCATTTCTATGCTCTATCAATGATGTCAAAGTCAGTAATAGCTTTGACCAAAGGGCACGTAACATGATTGCCAGTGCAGAG GGATCTTTGAGGCATAAGATATCTGGACAAGGGCTTGCTTTTATAGTCGGAGGCGGTTCTG TTGTACAGAAAAATCTTGAAGTGGGAGAGGTACTTGTTGTAGATGTGGCAAGCATAGTTGCATTATCAGGAACTATCAATTTTcaagccaaatacaatggacagATGAGAAGGGCGGTATTTGGG AATGATAATATGATAACGGCTGTTCTAACGGGGCCAGGTATTGTCTTCATCCAAAGCATGCCTTTTCATAGGCTTTCTCAATGCATTGCTAG GGCGGTAACATCTCCAAACATGAGGGACAATCCAAAATTCTTCCTTCAGATAgcaatttttttctttatagCATATGTTGTCATTGTATCATCTTTAATCTTAACTTATGTTTGa
- the LOC107805509 gene encoding uncharacterized protein LOC107805509 isoform X4 translates to MFQIMLKPQEKIIAKHGVWQWLFGKSISSVVLQNTGSTDGFVGISAPSLARILPIDLAMFGGEILCQPDAFLCSINDVKVSNSFDQRARNMIASAEGSLRHKISGQGLAFIVGGGSVVQKNLEVGEVLVVDVASIVALSGTINFQAKYNGQMRRAVFGNDNMITAVLTGPGIVFIQSMPFHRLSQCIARAVTSPNMRDNPKFFLQIAIFFFIAYVVIVSSLILTYV, encoded by the exons ATGTTTCAGATTATGTTGAAGCCGCAAGAAAAGATTATTGCTAAGCATG GTGTCTGGCAGTGGCTTTTTGGAAAGAGTATTTCGAGTGTGGTTCTCCAGAATACAGGTTCAACTGATGGATTTGTTGGAATTTCTGCGCCTTCTTTGGCAAGAATCCTACCG ATTGATCTAGCAATGTTTGGCGGTGAAATCTTATGCCAG CCAGATGCATTTCTATGCTCTATCAATGATGTCAAAGTCAGTAATAGCTTTGACCAAAGGGCACGTAACATGATTGCCAGTGCAGAG GGATCTTTGAGGCATAAGATATCTGGACAAGGGCTTGCTTTTATAGTCGGAGGCGGTTCTG TTGTACAGAAAAATCTTGAAGTGGGAGAGGTACTTGTTGTAGATGTGGCAAGCATAGTTGCATTATCAGGAACTATCAATTTTcaagccaaatacaatggacagATGAGAAGGGCGGTATTTGGG AATGATAATATGATAACGGCTGTTCTAACGGGGCCAGGTATTGTCTTCATCCAAAGCATGCCTTTTCATAGGCTTTCTCAATGCATTGCTAG GGCGGTAACATCTCCAAACATGAGGGACAATCCAAAATTCTTCCTTCAGATAgcaatttttttctttatagCATATGTTGTCATTGTATCATCTTTAATCTTAACTTATGTTTGa
- the LOC107805509 gene encoding uncharacterized protein LOC107805509 isoform X2 — protein sequence MLKPQEKIIAKHGSMCYTSSSTHLENVFATENDTGVWQWLFGKSISSVVLQNTGSTDGFVGISAPSLARILPIDLAMFGGEILCQPDAFLCSINDVKVSNSFDQRARNMIASAEGSLRHKISGQGLAFIVGGGSVVQKNLEVGEVLVVDVASIVALSGTINFQAKYNGQMRRAVFGNDNMITAVLTGPGIVFIQSMPFHRLSQCIARAVTSPNMRDNPKFFLQIAIFFFIAYVVIVSSLILTYV from the exons ATGTTGAAGCCGCAAGAAAAGATTATTGCTAAGCATG GGTCCATGTGCTACACGTCTTCTTCGACTCACTTGGAAAATGTCTTCGCCACTGAAAATGATACAGGTGTCTGGCAGTGGCTTTTTGGAAAGAGTATTTCGAGTGTGGTTCTCCAGAATACAGGTTCAACTGATGGATTTGTTGGAATTTCTGCGCCTTCTTTGGCAAGAATCCTACCG ATTGATCTAGCAATGTTTGGCGGTGAAATCTTATGCCAG CCAGATGCATTTCTATGCTCTATCAATGATGTCAAAGTCAGTAATAGCTTTGACCAAAGGGCACGTAACATGATTGCCAGTGCAGAG GGATCTTTGAGGCATAAGATATCTGGACAAGGGCTTGCTTTTATAGTCGGAGGCGGTTCTG TTGTACAGAAAAATCTTGAAGTGGGAGAGGTACTTGTTGTAGATGTGGCAAGCATAGTTGCATTATCAGGAACTATCAATTTTcaagccaaatacaatggacagATGAGAAGGGCGGTATTTGGG AATGATAATATGATAACGGCTGTTCTAACGGGGCCAGGTATTGTCTTCATCCAAAGCATGCCTTTTCATAGGCTTTCTCAATGCATTGCTAG GGCGGTAACATCTCCAAACATGAGGGACAATCCAAAATTCTTCCTTCAGATAgcaatttttttctttatagCATATGTTGTCATTGTATCATCTTTAATCTTAACTTATGTTTGa
- the LOC107805509 gene encoding uncharacterized protein LOC107805509 isoform X5, with the protein MLKPQEKIIAKHGVWQWLFGKSISSVVLQNTGSTDGFVGISAPSLARILPIDLAMFGGEILCQPDAFLCSINDVKVSNSFDQRARNMIASAEGSLRHKISGQGLAFIVGGGSVVQKNLEVGEVLVVDVASIVALSGTINFQAKYNGQMRRAVFGNDNMITAVLTGPGIVFIQSMPFHRLSQCIARAVTSPNMRDNPKFFLQIAIFFFIAYVVIVSSLILTYV; encoded by the exons ATGTTGAAGCCGCAAGAAAAGATTATTGCTAAGCATG GTGTCTGGCAGTGGCTTTTTGGAAAGAGTATTTCGAGTGTGGTTCTCCAGAATACAGGTTCAACTGATGGATTTGTTGGAATTTCTGCGCCTTCTTTGGCAAGAATCCTACCG ATTGATCTAGCAATGTTTGGCGGTGAAATCTTATGCCAG CCAGATGCATTTCTATGCTCTATCAATGATGTCAAAGTCAGTAATAGCTTTGACCAAAGGGCACGTAACATGATTGCCAGTGCAGAG GGATCTTTGAGGCATAAGATATCTGGACAAGGGCTTGCTTTTATAGTCGGAGGCGGTTCTG TTGTACAGAAAAATCTTGAAGTGGGAGAGGTACTTGTTGTAGATGTGGCAAGCATAGTTGCATTATCAGGAACTATCAATTTTcaagccaaatacaatggacagATGAGAAGGGCGGTATTTGGG AATGATAATATGATAACGGCTGTTCTAACGGGGCCAGGTATTGTCTTCATCCAAAGCATGCCTTTTCATAGGCTTTCTCAATGCATTGCTAG GGCGGTAACATCTCCAAACATGAGGGACAATCCAAAATTCTTCCTTCAGATAgcaatttttttctttatagCATATGTTGTCATTGTATCATCTTTAATCTTAACTTATGTTTGa
- the LOC107805509 gene encoding uncharacterized protein LOC107805509 isoform X3, protein MCYTSSSTHLENVFATENDTGVWQWLFGKSISSVVLQNTGSTDGFVGISAPSLARILPIDLAMFGGEILCQPDAFLCSINDVKVSNSFDQRARNMIASAEGSLRHKISGQGLAFIVGGGSVVQKNLEVGEVLVVDVASIVALSGTINFQAKYNGQMRRAVFGNDNMITAVLTGPGIVFIQSMPFHRLSQCIARAVTSPNMRDNPKFFLQIAIFFFIAYVVIVSSLILTYV, encoded by the exons ATGTGCTACACGTCTTCTTCGACTCACTTGGAAAATGTCTTCGCCACTGAAAATGATACAGGTGTCTGGCAGTGGCTTTTTGGAAAGAGTATTTCGAGTGTGGTTCTCCAGAATACAGGTTCAACTGATGGATTTGTTGGAATTTCTGCGCCTTCTTTGGCAAGAATCCTACCG ATTGATCTAGCAATGTTTGGCGGTGAAATCTTATGCCAG CCAGATGCATTTCTATGCTCTATCAATGATGTCAAAGTCAGTAATAGCTTTGACCAAAGGGCACGTAACATGATTGCCAGTGCAGAG GGATCTTTGAGGCATAAGATATCTGGACAAGGGCTTGCTTTTATAGTCGGAGGCGGTTCTG TTGTACAGAAAAATCTTGAAGTGGGAGAGGTACTTGTTGTAGATGTGGCAAGCATAGTTGCATTATCAGGAACTATCAATTTTcaagccaaatacaatggacagATGAGAAGGGCGGTATTTGGG AATGATAATATGATAACGGCTGTTCTAACGGGGCCAGGTATTGTCTTCATCCAAAGCATGCCTTTTCATAGGCTTTCTCAATGCATTGCTAG GGCGGTAACATCTCCAAACATGAGGGACAATCCAAAATTCTTCCTTCAGATAgcaatttttttctttatagCATATGTTGTCATTGTATCATCTTTAATCTTAACTTATGTTTGa